From Rhodospirillales bacterium, the proteins below share one genomic window:
- a CDS encoding carbohydrate ABC transporter permease — protein SWNDYLFGRVFMNSLDNLTLTVGVMLFFEGTHVDWGLLMAASVLMTVPMALVFAALQRHLVAGFGAGAVKG, from the coding sequence TCGTGGAACGACTACCTGTTCGGGCGCGTGTTCATGAATTCCCTCGATAATCTCACGCTCACGGTCGGGGTCATGCTGTTCTTCGAGGGCACGCACGTGGACTGGGGCCTTTTGATGGCGGCCTCGGTGTTGATGACCGTGCCGATGGCGCTGGTGTTCGCGGCGCTGCAACGCCACCTCGTCGCCGGGTTCGGCGCGGGCGCGGTCAAGGGTTGA